The genomic window GTGAAGAATAACCCGAGCCATTGGCGGCAAACAGAACCGAACCCTAGCTATCCGGCACGTGTGGGCTTCCTAAACATATATCTATTCTTCCCATCACATGACTAGGTCATCTGTACCTCCAGTCAGGTGCATTTGCACGTGCTTAATATCATTTTATACGGCGTCTCTCTGCACAGTAGAAAATTTTACAACAAACATCCATCCACATCAATACAACTAAATAGTGTATTGTCAAAGTTAAAACCCGACAACAACAGACAATAAATGCGTTAGGAATAAGTTACGTACCTTTTAAAACAACTGGAAGGTTAAAGAGGTTACGAAAGAGTAGGCCACTTCTTGAACAAAGAAAGTGCATAATAACAAGCAATCAAGAAgctatactatactatactatactatactatactatactatactatattCCTAGAGTTGGAAGGTTTTATATCTCAATAACTAACCTATTCTCTCACTAATTGGCAGAACTGACGGAACGAATTCGAATTTGAACTCACAAGGACAAGACAGTATAACCAACTATACATTTTTCgtatatataaattctctattatattatatcatcTCTCTCTTTCTCGATTCTCTTAATTCATTATACCATTCGATCTTATTCATTggtatttcttttttaaaagaaacaatacTAAAAATAAACCCAACAAAcatagaaagaaaaagggCATTTCTGTTATACATATTAATagaaataacaaaaaagCAAGTTCAACAATAAACTGGTCCCAATAAAACAAGTATAATATCTTATTCTCGAAAAAATACTAgcaaaaaaacaaaaagaaaaacaagttaataaatcatACCAGTAATGTCAAGTCCGATTCCTCAATTAGTCAATATATCACACGCATTACAATCAGCGacaattcaacaaattaGATCTGATGTAATAAGTTATAACAGTTCGCCTGTTTTATCACAGGATCAATCTAATAagattgattattatttgcaatctttaaattttgcATTgcaacaatttcaaaatgataatagACATATCGAAAATAATGTAAATGGCGTCACACAAGctgatattcaattatataatgGATTAAAATCAATGTATTCGgattatctttatcaattattaaatttaaaaaataataaatcagtATCAATCCCATTTACAACTACAAATACAATAACGCCCATTACGCCGtctattaataataatattcctcCAATTAattacaataataataataattataataataacaataataatacaacaCAGAATAATAGTTTCAATAACTTCattcaaaatgataatttgaattcaaatccGACAATTATTCAACAAACTCCTGTATCAACAAATGCTCCCTCTACCAATGTTCCAGCTTCTGCTTCTCTTCCTGCTCCTGCTCCTGCTCCCGCTCCTGCTCCTGTGCCTCCAAGAGATATCTTTGAAGATCCATTCAACTTCATAAgtaaagaatttgaagaCCTAACCCCCAATCAAAGGAAAAACTATATCAATAtagtattgaaaaatgaaaaacatttgaaaaagttcATAAAgaatccattattattggaaaCAATTGCAAATTTATGTATCTTAGATTCTGAAAATGGTGATAATATATTGGCGTACATTactcttttgaaaaaaattggttaTTCtgataaagaaatcaaagGTAACATGAATAGATCCTCgaattctttatcatcttcttcaagtTCATCCAGCTCTGGAAGACTTTCAAAAAAGCTCTCATCCTCTACTGCTTCCTCTAGAACCAAGAAACGTGTGGCACCTACAACCACAACCACAACTACAAGTACTAAATCTTCTTTAAAATCAACAAAACCAACTTCATCAACACTTGCTACttctaaatcatcttctttaaaaGTGCCCaaaatgaaagagaaagataaagagaaagagaagagaaaagataaagaaaaattatcaagtTCGTcttcaaagaaacaaacaataGTACCACATATCCATATTGCAAATAATCACTCTCCAAACAAAACTAGTAACAAAGAGACAACAACTAGTACAGAAATAACGCGAAGAAATGTAAATGGAGCTATGACATCTCAAGAGACTAATTCCAAGTCAATTTCAGATACAAAGGATAATTCAAATACAGATAATCAGgatacaaagaaaaaaatatcattctcaaaatatttgaaaaatgatacTGTAAATGACAATAATAAGAGGCCACATCCATCGGATTCTAATGACAAGATAGAGACctcttcttcctcctcgtcttcttcctcctctTTATTATCAGACACACCaacattaaagaaaaggaaatctGATGTAAAATTAGTCTCTATTCTGAAGAATCCACAACCTTCCACAGAGGAAAGACCAATCTCTACGACATCATCGGGTTCACCATCATCACCAAAACCtaaatcaaatattaaatttaaagatgattCCAAATTAATTACGGTATATGGAGATGATTTACCAAACAAGGGTTTAAAAGTTTCCCCaatagaattgaaaaaaatattgaaaccATTTAATGAAGGTGAACCTAATGAGTACATCCAcattgaaaatttccaatCAATTCCCATCCCCATCAATCTATCCGAATTACAAGACTCAAACTTATATTCTGATATAGTTGATGTGAAAGGTGGTCCACTCACTTCAAATTCTTGTGTTTCACAATTTTATAAATCAGatttcaagaatttaaatcctaatttgaaaactcAAATACCATTGGATCCAATACCGATGGATGAACatgaaatcattgaaaatagtAAGAAGAAAACTATGAATCAtggaataaaattatataataaaccaATCATTGGGAAGGCATTTGGTAGAAACAGTCTACTATTAAGGAAAGATAGAGGTGGATTACCTTATAAACATGTTCCTGTGGTAAGAAGTGATCGTCGTACTTCCATTGAATTCACACGTCTTGAcagaaataaataaataaaagaacAGGTTCTCAATGTTCATACACGATTCTGATGTTCAAATGTCAATCAAACTGCGAATTATAGGTATTCGGGTAAAAGTTAATACAGCCCTCATGAACTGGATTCCATAATTAAAATGGATAGATACAATGGGATCTGTGTCCCCCTTCGCTGATATTCGATTCCTCAATGATACCCTGAAGATTGATTTCATGTCTTTTCCATAAATATTTAGTTATTATCTCTCtgtattttatataaatttatgTGATttaatatgaaaaaaatgtaacactaatgtatatttttttcttattataaagaatatatatatatatatatatatatatataaccaATTAAAAAGAGGTTTACTTTCTTAATGCCATTTCTCcctcattattatctttatgCTACTTTTTTGCCCTTTTTCTTGTCATTTTCCCCACTTTCACTAAAATTGGCATCGAATTTAGCATAGATTACTTTAGATAAGACTATTGCAGTAGCACTAACTAGCCCAAATAATGGGAAATACTCTATAGAAGTTCTCATTAAACTTGGTTTGATTTTCATGACAAcgttatttatttgttcaTATAATTCAGTCAATGTCCCATTATTCTGCAAAATATAGTCTGATTTTTTAACCCTTTCATCCATAGACATTTGCGAATTAATTctgttttcaatttcttccGTTGTCATAACAGGATTCCTGATTTTCAGCCtttcaatttgaatatctCGTTCACAAATTACACTTATTGTGACACCACAAAACATATCTAATTTAGCTTCAAATAACAAGGGAACATCCAAAATAACCAGCCTATATCCTTTAACATAATAATACCccatatttttaaaaattgaatatcgaACAGCAGGATGagttatattatttaatatctttaagTCATTGGGATGACTGAAAACCCATTTACCTAATTCTGCTCTATTTAAATGACCGTCATCCAGGAGCAAATAGTCAATTTTATCTGTGAAATATTTGACAATCTTATTGTATGCATCTTGTCCAGGTTCAACTACTTCTCTGGCAATCTTGTCTGCGTCAATAACCGGTATATCATGGTTCTCTGCTAACCTTTTGGATACTGTACTTTTACCACATCCAATTCCCCCTGTAAGACCCACTACcaacatttttcttttcttttaattaaTCGACTATATACTTGAATGGTGGGTAATATCCATAAATCCTTTATCTTAATATATTTGTGCTCTTGCCTATCCAGATTTTCTTTCAAGACTGTATCACAAATATAGATTTCTATAAGTCAACTTAATAGTaattattttcaagaaaaactGTCAGTGTATGACATTCGATGATTGAACAAAACCAAAACTTGCAAAAACCATTGCCCAGACGCCGGTAAAATAACTGTCATCATCCATTACATATGTCTACAATAATATACCCTCGAATATATCTTCTGGGGAACTCCCCAATATCACCATTATTAGCTTACGAAATATCAAGACTCCCGACTCAACCAAAGGTACCTGACGTAGTCCTTCTACTTCAAGATTCCAAAAAGTTACAAAGATTCTTAGACAATGATTCCAAAGTGTGCATTCATAAACAAGACGGTACCATAAATGAACAGCAATTCATGGCTTCATGTAACTTACCCATATATTCCACAGGTGAAATTGCTCAGATTAATAACTTAATTGCATGTGAAACTAGCTCTAAATCTTTGACTTCATCACTATTTAAATATAGAAAATCAATTAAGGATTCCACTAATTTATTACTGGTAAATCCACCATTCGGATCCATTCAATATATCCTTGATAATGTTTGGAAAAGTAACGCATCGAATAAACCAAACATTTTCATTggaatgaataaatttaatCAGTTGGAAACTAAATTTGGTAGGctatataatgaatttcaTTTAAAGTTACGAGCAAACTCActgaatttattgatcAGTCAATTGCCAACTAATTTCAATGTTGGGGTTTCGACATTAACGGATCATGATGAAGATGCAGCTGGTACTGGAAATGAATTGATGAAGACCTTGAAAGAGACAGAAAGAAACtcaagaagagaaagatCAGATAGAACGTCATTAGAGTTCCAAATGGTACCGTTTGAGAAATTGTATCAAATAAGATTAGAAAGATTAATTGTCCAGAGCTGTATcgattcattatcattattgtaCGATTGTCAActtaataatgaattactCCACATTATAGCACAACCCAATAGTATACTAATGGACCTTTTAAATGAACAGATAAATATCCTGAAGAAATCATACccatttttggaaaatcaAAACTATTCCAACATATTATTAAGCCAGAATCGTTTGTTCAATGTGGTTGTTGGtttattagaaaaaaatgcaaCCAAGCAACCTATGGTATTACACTTAAAGAACCAACTGAATCAAACGCCGATAAATGAGCTGACTGGTGTCTTTACAAGATTAGCATataccaataatataaattgTAAATGGAACAAAATGGTTACTGAATTAGTTAGGGGGAAATTATCtttgttgaagaaaagatcattaaattatcattatctataacaaataatgcaaaataaaaacttaCATACCTCACTTGTATATACTAAATACTTTTACATTCATTGATTAATTCATAGAAATAGTTCATATTCTTCTATTCATTTAGTTTTACTCAGCCTTTTCCTTATTCTATATAGCTGAATtaacaacaattaaatgtcatcttcatcaattatACGTTTGAAATCTTCCAGATGACTGCTTAcaattttatattcatcGAGATAAAGTTGAATTACGTTATCGAGACAAATCTTCTCCTTTTCGCTAGTGACCCGTTCACGTTGTTGTTTAATCTTTTCcgaattc from Naumovozyma dairenensis CBS 421 chromosome 3, complete genome includes these protein-coding regions:
- the CBS2 gene encoding Cbs2p (similar to Saccharomyces cerevisiae CBS2 (YDR197W); ancestral locus Anc_8.405), which gives rise to MSTIIYPRIYLLGNSPISPLLAYEISRLPTQPKVPDVVLLLQDSKKLQRFLDNDSKVCIHKQDGTINEQQFMASCNLPIYSTGEIAQINNLIACETSSKSLTSSLFKYRKSIKDSTNLLLVNPPFGSIQYILDNVWKSNASNKPNIFIGMNKFNQLETKFGRLYNEFHLKLRANSLNLLISQLPTNFNVGVSTLTDHDEDAAGTGNELMKTLKETERNSRRERSDRTSLEFQMVPFEKLYQIRLERLIVQSCIDSLSLLYDCQLNNELLHIIAQPNSILMDLLNEQINILKKSYPFLENQNYSNILLSQNRLFNVVVGLLEKNATKQPMVLHLKNQLNQTPINELTGVFTRLAYTNNINCKWNKMVTELVRGKLSLLKKRSLNYHYL
- the REF2 gene encoding RNA-processing protein REF2 (similar to Saccharomyces cerevisiae REF2 (YDR195W); ancestral locus Anc_8.403), which encodes MSSPIPQLVNISHALQSATIQQIRSDVISYNSSPVLSQDQSNKIDYYLQSLNFALQQFQNDNRHIENNVNGVTQADIQLYNGLKSMYSDYLYQLLNLKNNKSVSIPFTTTNTITPITPSINNNIPPINYNNNNNYNNNNNNTTQNNSFNNFIQNDNLNSNPTIIQQTPVSTNAPSTNVPASASLPAPAPAPAPAPVPPRDIFEDPFNFISKEFEDLTPNQRKNYINIVLKNEKHLKKFIKNPLLLETIANLCILDSENGDNILAYITLLKKIGYSDKEIKGNMNRSSNSLSSSSSSSSSGRLSKKLSSSTASSRTKKRVAPTTTTTTTSTKSSLKSTKPTSSTLATSKSSSLKVPKMKEKDKEKEKRKDKEKLSSSSSKKQTIVPHIHIANNHSPNKTSNKETTTSTEITRRNVNGAMTSQETNSKSISDTKDNSNTDNQDTKKKISFSKYLKNDTVNDNNKRPHPSDSNDKIETSSSSSSSSSSLLSDTPTLKKRKSDVKLVSILKNPQPSTEERPISTTSSGSPSSPKPKSNIKFKDDSKLITVYGDDLPNKGLKVSPIELKKILKPFNEGEPNEYIHIENFQSIPIPINLSELQDSNLYSDIVDVKGGPLTSNSCVSQFYKSDFKNLNPNLKTQIPLDPIPMDEHEIIENSKKKTMNHGIKLYNKPIIGKAFGRNSLLLRKDRGGLPYKHVPVVRSDRRTSIEFTRLDRNK
- the CAB5 gene encoding putative dephospho-CoA kinase (similar to Saccharomyces cerevisiae YDR196C; ancestral locus Anc_8.404), coding for MLVVGLTGGIGCGKSTVSKRLAENHDIPVIDADKIAREVVEPGQDAYNKIVKYFTDKIDYLLLDDGHLNRAELGKWVFSHPNDLKILNNITHPAVRYSIFKNMGYYYVKGYRLVILDVPLLFEAKLDMFCGVTISVICERDIQIERLKIRNPVMTTEEIENRINSQMSMDERVKKSDYILQNNGTLTELYEQINNVVMKIKPSLMRTSIEYFPLFGLVSATAIVLSKVIYAKFDANFSESGENDKKKGKKVA